Genomic DNA from Paenibacillus sp. MBLB1832:
CTGGTGCTCTTCCGGGTGTGCTTGCTCCAGTGCATACTTCAACTCGCGGAGCGTTAATGTGCTGAGCATATCATCAATCCTTTGCTTTTTTGAGTGTGCGGATCATATCGGCAGGCTTAATACGAGTTTTGGAGAAAGAGGTTAGTCGTCCTATGCCATTCCTCGTCTTTCCATAAACGGTACTGCGGTTCAGCGAAATTGGAAAGGCTAGTCCCCGCAAAAGGAAGCTTCGCAATTAACTTTGCCGCATCTGCGTTATACCTTTTATACCAGTCCCAGTTAACATCCGGATGATCTGGGAAATAACATGGGCCAAATGATTCTGTAATGATCGGGCATAATTGTTTGCCAGAAGCAAGAGTCAAGTGCTTCAACGCATTTTCATGATACGTACGCACGCCTTCCAGCATTTTACCATAATTCTTTTGACAAGCTGTATCCCAAACTTCCGAATATCTTTTCAAGTCATATGTGATTAATTGTAGGAAATTGGAGAAACGGGAGGCTCCCTTTCCGGTCTGTTCGAAGGCTTCCACATCGCTATCGTCCATAACCACAGACGGCATATAATGAACATCCGCTACGTCGTAAATATCCGTTAATCTGTTGGCATACGGCTCGGCCCCTAATGAGGAGTAGCACAAAGAAATACCGTCGCGCCCAATTTCATTCTTGATTGCTTCACCCATCCAATGGTTGACACGCTGGTATGCTTGATCCAAATCTGCATTGATTTCAAGAATAACCTCGCCTTCCGTTCTAATTCGCTGCTCCAAATCCATAATGGATCTAACTTTTCCACAGCAATAATGAGGTACTTCGTTCATCGGGGCGACCCATACGGCCCGTTCCAATATGCCTTCTTCCCTCATTAGGCGCAGGGCCTTTACCCAGGTTTCGGAATAACTCACAAATGTTCTCTCTTCATCCTGCGGTTCAATAATATTGTAATGACCGATCATGCTCGCTTTATCCCATGCATCCAAACCTAACCAGATGCCATTTTTACGGCATAATTCCGCAAGTGTTGAAAGCCGCTCTAGTACGTTGCACGAAAAGTCGATCTCCGTCTGACCCCATTGTGGCAGTTCCGTCTTCGGATCCCAGTTCTTCTTAAAGTTAACAGTATCCTGCAGAATTAGGTTTGGAAAGCAATCAACCCGTAAAGTGTTATAACCACGAATTTTGGCTTCTTCTACTCGTCTGGCCAAATCCTCATAAGCTCCGCCAGGATGGTTTCCCTTCAGCCAAGAAAAGTCCCACATGGATATCGTCAACGGTTCGCCTTTTGTAAAATATGAAATCAAATTTCTCACGTCCTTTTCAGATGATAGTGTGCTCTATTCATTTACTAACAGTTTCAAAATATGAACCTCGTGTCCTCTGCTCATTTCGTGCTTTTCGCTGGATATGCGAATATTTACGGTATGTGAGCGACGCTCAAGATGGTCGGAAAACATGACAATGATTGGTCGATAAAACATTGAGCAGTATCGATCAAAAAGCGGTATGGTTCGAAAAGCTCCTCCATCAATGGAAACCTCAATGTTTCCGGTATCCTTTCCAGCCAGCA
This window encodes:
- a CDS encoding cellulase-like family protein; its protein translation is MISYFTKGEPLTISMWDFSWLKGNHPGGAYEDLARRVEEAKIRGYNTLRVDCFPNLILQDTVNFKKNWDPKTELPQWGQTEIDFSCNVLERLSTLAELCRKNGIWLGLDAWDKASMIGHYNIIEPQDEERTFVSYSETWVKALRLMREEGILERAVWVAPMNEVPHYCCGKVRSIMDLEQRIRTEGEVILEINADLDQAYQRVNHWMGEAIKNEIGRDGISLCYSSLGAEPYANRLTDIYDVADVHYMPSVVMDDSDVEAFEQTGKGASRFSNFLQLITYDLKRYSEVWDTACQKNYGKMLEGVRTYHENALKHLTLASGKQLCPIITESFGPCYFPDHPDVNWDWYKRYNADAAKLIAKLPFAGTSLSNFAEPQYRLWKDEEWHRTTNLFLQNSY